A genomic region of Nostoc sp. UHCC 0702 contains the following coding sequences:
- a CDS encoding NYN domain-containing protein, whose protein sequence is MTDIHLDSNEQTSQQQRKVAIYWDFQNVYLSQDLAISLLAFASLRGRLIRQTVYYNSHFKNQANAKDDLKRLGFKCEDVTCFLKDSADNQLKSDLIDDIYNNHSPHIIILVSGDGDFANPVKILQDKGKSVIIFAQKGNVKQKLKELANEFYFIDELPELVKKNNQPPTTSITSQINYNEAIEYLTEAINIALVQKKRTGLGYINKMMCQLFPHYQGFSAIHTSEGKKFKNFSQFVDAVVKDGKVRKQNQELFLIELDRLAA, encoded by the coding sequence ATGACAGACATTCATCTGGACTCAAACGAACAAACAAGCCAACAGCAACGAAAGGTTGCCATTTATTGGGATTTTCAAAATGTGTATTTAAGTCAAGACCTAGCAATTTCATTGCTGGCTTTTGCAAGCTTAAGGGGGCGTTTGATTAGACAAACAGTCTACTATAATTCACATTTTAAAAACCAAGCTAATGCCAAAGATGATCTCAAACGCCTTGGTTTTAAATGTGAAGATGTTACCTGCTTTTTAAAGGACAGTGCAGACAATCAACTGAAATCTGACTTAATTGATGATATTTATAACAATCACTCTCCACATATAATTATCCTTGTATCTGGAGATGGGGATTTTGCTAATCCTGTTAAAATTCTGCAAGACAAAGGTAAAAGTGTCATAATTTTTGCACAAAAAGGTAATGTAAAACAAAAGCTCAAAGAACTAGCTAATGAATTTTACTTTATAGACGAGTTACCTGAGTTAGTTAAGAAAAATAATCAACCTCCAACTACTTCAATCACATCTCAGATCAATTATAATGAGGCTATAGAGTATTTGACTGAAGCTATCAATATTGCGTTAGTTCAAAAAAAGCGTACAGGATTAGGCTACATTAACAAAATGATGTGTCAGCTTTTTCCTCATTATCAGGGATTTTCTGCTATTCATACGTCTGAAGGTAAGAAATTTAAAAACTTTAGTCAGTTTGTTGATGCTGTTGTCAAAGATGGTAAAGTGCGAAAGCAAAATCAGGAATTGTTTTTAATTGAGTTAGACAGACTGGCTGCTTAA
- the rnc gene encoding ribonuclease III codes for MHKLLTFRDEKLLRRALTHRSYVHENPGEGEHNERLEFLGDALLNFLSGEYLYRLHPERGEDELTRRRSALVDEKQLAKFAIEVGLDFRMRLGKGAILDGGFQNPNLLSSTFEAVVGAYYLDNDSNIEAVRAIVEPLFDSVPEQMVVFRSNVDSKNRFQEWVQRNVTTNPPRYVTVQVGGLSHAPVFIAKVFVNEKDYGEGKGRNKKDAEKAAAEDALAKLKKQGLL; via the coding sequence ATGCACAAACTTCTAACATTCCGTGATGAAAAACTTTTACGCCGTGCGCTTACTCACCGTTCTTATGTTCATGAAAACCCCGGAGAAGGTGAACACAATGAACGCCTAGAATTTCTCGGTGATGCTTTGCTGAATTTCTTAAGTGGTGAGTATCTCTACCGCCTTCATCCAGAAAGAGGAGAAGATGAATTAACTCGTCGCCGTTCTGCGTTAGTAGACGAGAAGCAATTAGCAAAATTTGCTATTGAAGTAGGTTTAGATTTTAGAATGCGCTTAGGAAAAGGAGCAATTCTAGACGGTGGGTTCCAAAATCCTAATTTACTTAGCAGTACTTTTGAAGCAGTGGTTGGAGCTTATTATTTAGATAACGATTCAAATATTGAAGCAGTTCGCGCAATTGTCGAACCGTTGTTTGATTCTGTACCTGAACAAATGGTTGTGTTTCGTTCTAATGTAGACTCAAAAAATCGTTTTCAGGAATGGGTGCAACGCAATGTGACAACAAATCCCCCCAGATATGTCACAGTCCAAGTTGGCGGTTTATCTCACGCGCCAGTGTTTATAGCTAAAGTATTTGTAAACGAAAAAGATTACGGAGAAGGTAAAGGACGCAACAAAAAAGATGCTGAGAAAGCAGCAGCGGAAGATGCATTAGCTAAGTTGAAAAAACAAGGGTTGTTATAG